Sequence from the Desulfonispora thiosulfatigenes DSM 11270 genome:
TACCAAATATTGTTAGTACGGGAGTCTCTGCTTCTAATAAAGAAGACAAAGTTGGATCATCTTCTACTTTGTTTAAAGGAGAACGAGTACTACCAAAGGCTGCTATTTTAGAGTTTTTTAGATCTAATTCTTTTACCCTTTTAAAATATTCAATTGTTTTAACATTTGATTTATTAGGCCAGCCTCCTTCTATATAGTCTACGCCTAATTCATCAAGTTTTTTAGTAATTACTAATTTATCCTCTAAACTATAGGATATTTTTACGCCTTGGGCTCCATCTCTGAGGGTTGTATCATATATATATACTTTATTTTTCATTACTATCTCTCCTTGATGTTATAATACAGACATATAATTTTAATTGTATTATACTATACAGCATAAAAACCAAAATTTCCATAGTTAAACTAAAATTATTATGATTAAATTGAAATTTGTGAAATTAGCAGACTATTTTGTTAATTTTTCTTATTATACTAAAAAAAGCAATTTAGATGTAATAATTAAATTTATTTGTTATACTTTGTAAAAAGTAAATAATATATTGCAAAAGGTATAAGTGAAAGTTATAACTAAAGAAGGAGGTAAGACTTTGTATACTACAGATCAAATAACTATCTGGATAGCGATTGGGGCTGGATTGTCTTCTTTTTTGTCTCCTTGTGTTTTTCCTTTAATTCCAACCTACATAACTTATATTACAGGTGCATCTGTAAATGATTTATCTTCTGATAGTAGTATGGGTTTTAAATTAAACGTTTTTTTGAACTCGATTTTATTTGTATTGGGTTTTTCTTTGGTTTTTATATTATTTGGTGTATCAGCAAGTGCTTTAGGTAAACTTATGCTTCAAAACCAAATAATTTTACGGAAAATAAGCGGGATTATAATTATCTTTTTTGGCCTTAATATTTCAGGATTAATTAAATATAATTTACTACAAAGGGAAAAGAGATTTAAATTTATTCCAAAGGGTGCAGGTCCATTAAATTCATTTTTATTAGGAATTTTCTTTTCAGCTGGTTGGACACCTTGTATAGGACCAATTTTAGGATCTATTTTAGCATTAGCAGGAAGTAGCGGTAATTATATATATGGAACTTATTTATTAGCTGCTTATTCTTTTGGATTAGCAATACCGTTCTTATTATCTGCATTTTTCATTGGTTTTTTATTAACGTTTATGCGTAAATATTCTTTTGTATTAAATTACATAAATATAGTGAGTGGGATATTAATGGTAGTTGTTGGCGTAATGATTTATACAGGATTTATTAACAAGTTAGCTGCTATTATTTCTTAAATACTAAGGAGGTTCATATGAATAAAAAAATTGTGATAATTATTATTTTAACTCTTGTGGTCTTAGTAAGTATGATTTTTATCTTGAATTATGCTGGAATAGGAGAAAAAACAACGAATAAAGATCTCTATCCTACAATAGTAGAAGTAGATAAAACTAGTAGT
This genomic interval carries:
- a CDS encoding cytochrome c biogenesis CcdA family protein; this encodes MYTTDQITIWIAIGAGLSSFLSPCVFPLIPTYITYITGASVNDLSSDSSMGFKLNVFLNSILFVLGFSLVFILFGVSASALGKLMLQNQIILRKISGIIIIFFGLNISGLIKYNLLQREKRFKFIPKGAGPLNSFLLGIFFSAGWTPCIGPILGSILALAGSSGNYIYGTYLLAAYSFGLAIPFLLSAFFIGFLLTFMRKYSFVLNYINIVSGILMVVVGVMIYTGFINKLAAIIS